From a region of the Neobacillus niacini genome:
- the rbfA gene encoding 30S ribosome-binding factor RbfA, with protein MSHRANRVGEQMKKELSDIIGRKIKDPRIGFVTVTDVQVTGDLQQAKVYISVLGDEEQKENTLKGLAKAKGFIRTEIGHRIRLRKTPEILFEWDESMDYGNRINSLIHQLHHEERSMEKNEEE; from the coding sequence ATGAGCCACAGAGCAAATCGTGTTGGAGAGCAAATGAAGAAAGAACTAAGTGACATCATCGGGCGGAAAATTAAGGATCCCCGGATCGGCTTCGTGACGGTTACAGATGTTCAAGTAACAGGAGATCTCCAACAAGCAAAAGTATATATTTCTGTTTTGGGCGATGAAGAGCAAAAGGAAAACACGCTTAAAGGTCTTGCAAAGGCGAAAGGATTTATCCGAACTGAAATTGGACATCGTATTCGTTTACGCAAGACTCCTGAGATCCTTTTTGAATGGGATGAATCGATGGATTATGGAAATCGAATCAATTCTCTCATTCATCAATTGCACCATGAAGAAAGAAGCATGGAAAAAAATGAAGAAGAATAA
- a CDS encoding DUF503 domain-containing protein has protein sequence MIVGLAVCECIIYDAHSLKEKRAVLQRILTRLKQKFNVSVSEVGYQDVWQRTKIAIVAVTSNRVMTELELQNAFKLIDSFPEIERTITEVEWL, from the coding sequence ATGATTGTAGGTTTAGCCGTTTGTGAATGTATCATCTACGATGCTCATTCTTTAAAAGAGAAACGGGCTGTATTACAGCGAATTCTTACCAGGTTAAAACAAAAATTTAATGTATCAGTTTCAGAAGTTGGCTATCAGGATGTGTGGCAAAGGACGAAAATAGCCATTGTGGCGGTAACATCCAATCGGGTAATGACTGAACTGGAACTGCAAAATGCATTTAAATTAATTGATTCTTTTCCTGAGATTGAAAGAACGATCACCGAAGTAGAATGGCTTTAA